A single region of the Arthrobacter sp. zg-Y20 genome encodes:
- a CDS encoding polysaccharide pyruvyl transferase family protein → MDTRPYYLVATAGNPNFGDEFITASWLRHLAATSPDTEVWLDCPQPGMADLLFGNLHPRLRTTNTLWRAVGEAAAALSPEEVPQRVAGLVRNLGSAAYDLGLLKLREVQSLHLLGGGYVNGVWPQHTGLVAGMQAVKELTGARLYATGQGLMPLAVAEEDAAGLFGDFDYVSVRDDQSAAAFAAKRGLDDAFLGVEAEIARSDGPEGIFVCIQEDMNDEGRFHQAVASARTLIEQLTLDGTPVYYVEAIPGVDHTAYALLADLIPAENFYPFVRVWQEGLPIGPRQQWITTRFHFHFLAAAAGARGVALSVKEGYYDVKHASLTTLGSGWTVDTGNGGPLSMPKVPGTLKNSLGLRIEQKRAEAARLYPAENRPAGIRSLRSKALTALSR, encoded by the coding sequence ATGGATACTCGACCCTACTACTTGGTCGCCACGGCGGGGAACCCCAATTTTGGCGACGAATTCATCACTGCTTCATGGCTCAGGCACCTGGCTGCAACGTCCCCGGACACCGAAGTATGGCTGGACTGCCCCCAGCCGGGTATGGCGGATCTGTTGTTCGGCAATCTCCATCCTCGGCTCCGGACCACCAACACGCTGTGGCGCGCGGTCGGAGAAGCTGCGGCAGCGCTGTCCCCGGAAGAGGTCCCGCAGAGGGTTGCCGGCCTGGTTCGGAACCTCGGATCAGCGGCCTATGACCTCGGTCTGCTCAAGCTGCGCGAGGTCCAGTCGCTGCACCTCCTGGGCGGGGGCTATGTGAACGGAGTGTGGCCGCAGCACACCGGACTCGTGGCTGGCATGCAGGCCGTCAAGGAGCTGACCGGCGCAAGGCTGTACGCCACCGGGCAGGGCCTGATGCCATTGGCGGTCGCCGAAGAGGACGCCGCCGGACTGTTCGGGGATTTTGACTATGTCAGTGTCCGCGACGATCAGAGCGCTGCGGCTTTCGCAGCCAAACGGGGACTGGATGATGCGTTCCTGGGAGTCGAAGCGGAGATCGCCAGGTCCGACGGCCCCGAAGGGATCTTCGTCTGCATCCAGGAAGACATGAACGATGAAGGCAGGTTCCACCAGGCGGTAGCCTCGGCGCGCACCCTGATTGAGCAGCTGACGCTCGACGGCACGCCTGTCTACTATGTGGAAGCCATCCCGGGGGTCGACCATACGGCGTACGCCCTCCTGGCGGATTTGATCCCTGCGGAGAACTTCTATCCCTTTGTCCGGGTATGGCAGGAAGGGCTTCCAATTGGTCCGCGCCAGCAATGGATCACCACGCGCTTCCACTTCCATTTCCTTGCTGCGGCAGCCGGGGCAAGGGGCGTCGCGCTTAGCGTGAAAGAGGGCTACTACGACGTCAAGCATGCGTCCCTGACCACGCTGGGCAGCGGATGGACCGTGGATACCGGAAACGGCGGTCCGCTGTCCATGCCGAAGGTCCCCGGCACGCTGAAGAATTCGCTGGGATTGCGAATCGAACAGAAGCGTGCGGAGGCCGCACGCCTGTACCCGGCCGAAAACCGCCCGGCAGGTATCCGCTCGCTGCGGAGCAAAGCCCTGACAGCCCTAAGCCGTTAG
- a CDS encoding alpha/beta fold hydrolase, with the protein MNAPVPHAASRTYRVRGMNVTEHRFTVPLDHSVPDGETITVFAREYSDAGQRPAMVQELPWLLYLQGGPGGKGNRLLQFGGWTKAASKHFRILMLDQRGTGLSTPADRQTLALRGDAAAQAAYLTHFRADSIVADAELIRQALGSGPWTTYGQSYGGFCTLTYLSFAPEGLRESLITGGLAPLSGPADRVYDATFRRVAARNAEYFARYPEDRELTTRIARHLEAVPEFLPCGERLSVQRFQMAGSYLGGNTRVDGLHHLLEEAFVPAPGGERLSDTFLETVHGLVSRASNPLYALMHESIYGQGSATDWAAWRVLKSYPEFEPTAEAPLFTGEMVYPWYFDEDPALVPLKQTAELLARKADWVPLYDAGRLAGNTVPVAAAVYTDDIYVDRDISLETAAAVQGLKVWESADYHHDGIADDGEAIFDRLLGMVRGGE; encoded by the coding sequence ATGAACGCGCCCGTCCCCCACGCGGCGTCGCGCACCTACCGGGTCCGCGGCATGAACGTAACCGAGCACCGGTTCACCGTGCCGCTGGACCACTCGGTGCCCGACGGCGAAACGATCACCGTGTTCGCGCGCGAGTATTCCGACGCCGGGCAGCGCCCGGCCATGGTGCAGGAACTGCCCTGGCTGCTGTACCTGCAGGGCGGACCCGGCGGAAAGGGCAACCGGCTGCTGCAGTTCGGCGGCTGGACGAAGGCCGCTTCCAAGCACTTCCGCATCCTGATGCTGGACCAGCGGGGCACCGGTCTTTCCACCCCGGCGGACCGGCAGACCCTGGCCCTGCGCGGCGATGCCGCAGCACAGGCTGCGTACCTGACGCATTTCCGGGCCGATTCCATCGTGGCCGACGCCGAGCTGATCCGGCAGGCGCTGGGCTCGGGACCGTGGACCACCTACGGACAGAGTTACGGCGGCTTCTGCACGCTCACGTACCTGTCCTTTGCCCCCGAAGGGCTGCGTGAATCTCTGATCACCGGCGGACTGGCACCGCTGTCCGGTCCCGCTGACCGGGTCTACGACGCGACCTTCCGCCGGGTGGCTGCCCGCAACGCCGAATACTTTGCCCGCTATCCGGAAGACCGCGAGCTGACCACACGGATTGCCCGGCACCTGGAGGCCGTGCCCGAGTTCCTGCCTTGCGGGGAACGGCTCAGCGTACAGCGCTTCCAGATGGCCGGTTCCTATCTGGGCGGCAACACCCGGGTGGACGGGCTGCATCATCTGCTGGAGGAAGCCTTTGTGCCGGCACCCGGAGGCGAACGGCTCTCCGACACCTTCCTGGAGACTGTGCACGGGCTGGTCAGCCGCGCTTCCAACCCGCTCTACGCGCTGATGCATGAGTCGATCTACGGGCAGGGATCCGCCACGGACTGGGCGGCGTGGCGGGTGCTGAAGTCCTACCCGGAGTTTGAGCCCACCGCCGAAGCGCCGTTGTTCACCGGCGAAATGGTCTACCCCTGGTACTTCGACGAGGATCCGGCGCTGGTGCCCCTGAAACAGACCGCGGAACTGCTGGCCCGCAAAGCGGACTGGGTGCCGCTGTACGACGCCGGCCGGCTGGCCGGCAACACCGTGCCCGTGGCCGCTGCGGTATACACGGATGACATCTACGTGGACCGGGATATCTCGCTGGAGACGGCCGCCGCCGTCCAGGGACTAAAGGTCTGGGAGAGCGCCGACTACCACCACGACGGTATTGCCGACGACGGCGAGGCCATCTTCGACCGGCTGCTGGGCATGGTGCGCGGCGGGGAATAA
- a CDS encoding GNAT family N-acetyltransferase, with translation MQIRPARKEDVPVILELIHDLAIYEKEPHAVKNTAEALEKNLFGDHPAIFAHVAVYQGAVQGFALWFLNYSTWEGVHGIYLEDLYVRPEARAKGMGKALLRTLANIAVERGYARVEWCVLNWNEPSIRFYKSLGALPQDEWTTFRLTGEALASFGGAE, from the coding sequence ATGCAGATCCGCCCCGCACGCAAAGAAGATGTCCCCGTCATCCTGGAACTGATCCATGACCTGGCGATCTATGAAAAAGAGCCGCACGCCGTGAAAAACACGGCCGAGGCGCTGGAAAAGAACCTTTTCGGGGACCATCCGGCAATTTTCGCCCACGTGGCGGTGTACCAGGGTGCAGTGCAGGGCTTCGCGCTGTGGTTCCTGAACTACTCCACCTGGGAAGGTGTGCACGGCATTTACCTTGAGGACCTGTATGTGCGTCCTGAGGCGCGGGCCAAGGGCATGGGCAAGGCACTGCTGCGCACCCTGGCGAACATCGCCGTGGAGCGCGGCTATGCGCGGGTGGAATGGTGCGTGCTGAACTGGAACGAACCCTCCATCCGGTTCTACAAGTCCCTGGGGGCCCTGCCGCAGGATGAGTGGACCACGTTCCGGCTCACCGGCGAGGCGCTGGCCTCCTTCGGCGGTGCCGAATGA
- a CDS encoding DEAD/DEAH box helicase produces MKLLEQLPSPDSATRTVDPDETYTSFLEWVESRGMSLYPAQDEAVMELVTGNNVILATPTGSGKSMVAIAAHFYAMAQDERSYYTAPIKALVSEKFFALCEIFGAENVGMVTGDSSVNKDAPIICCTAEILANIALREGPDADLGTVIMDEFHFYSDPQRGWAWQVPLLELPQAQFLLMSATLGDMTRIANELSELTNRDTVTVSSVQRPIPLHYYYVETPVQESLEELLATKQVPVYVVHFSQIEAIDRAQALMSINVCTREEKDRIAELIAGFRFAPGFGKTLNRLVRHGIGVHHAGMLPKYRRLVEQLAQAGLLKVICGTDTLGVGINVPIRTVLITALSKYDGTRTRPLKVREFHQIAGRAGRAGYDTAGTVVVQAPDHVIENAKAMAKAHAKFGDDQKKLRQVVKKKPQAGFVSWGKPTFEKLVDGTPEPLTSSFNITHSMLLNLLERPGDPFAAAKKLLTHNHETRSSQLALMKKALSIYRELKTAGIVEVLPEPDADGRTVRLKVHLQPNFALNQPLSPFAMASLEILDPDSPSYALDVVSVIEAIMERPRQVLSAQEKKARGEAIAAMKSQGIEYDERMALLEEVTYAQPLAELLEQSFEVYRSGAPWLGEFELSPKSIVRDMYERAMSFGEYVAFYSLARSEGVLLRYLSDTYKALLHTVPPERLREDLEDIIEWLGELVRQTDSSLLDEWEELTSGVDPAATDEPVLPPAPDRLTSNVRAFRVMVRNEMFSRVKLFADEDDRALGELDGDAGWDADRWAQVLDAYFEEHDDIDDGPDGRGPDLLIITEVPGKWNVRQIFKDPAGHLDWGITAEVDLAASDEAGSPVIRVISAGRLD; encoded by the coding sequence ATGAAACTTCTTGAGCAGCTGCCCTCCCCGGATTCCGCCACCCGCACCGTTGACCCCGACGAGACCTACACGTCCTTCCTGGAGTGGGTCGAGAGCCGGGGAATGTCGCTGTACCCCGCCCAGGACGAAGCTGTCATGGAGCTGGTGACCGGCAACAACGTCATCCTTGCCACCCCCACCGGGTCCGGTAAGTCGATGGTGGCCATTGCCGCGCACTTCTATGCCATGGCCCAAGACGAGCGCAGCTACTACACCGCCCCCATCAAGGCCCTGGTATCGGAGAAGTTCTTCGCGCTGTGCGAGATCTTCGGGGCGGAGAACGTGGGCATGGTCACCGGCGATTCCTCGGTGAACAAGGACGCGCCCATCATCTGCTGCACTGCGGAGATCCTGGCCAACATTGCCCTGCGCGAAGGCCCGGACGCGGACCTGGGCACCGTCATCATGGACGAGTTCCACTTCTACTCGGATCCGCAGCGCGGCTGGGCCTGGCAGGTGCCGCTGCTGGAGCTGCCGCAGGCGCAGTTCCTGCTGATGTCCGCCACCTTGGGCGACATGACCCGCATCGCCAACGAACTGAGCGAGCTGACCAACCGCGACACGGTGACGGTCTCCTCCGTGCAGCGGCCCATCCCGCTGCACTACTACTACGTGGAAACGCCGGTCCAGGAATCACTGGAGGAACTGCTGGCCACCAAGCAGGTCCCGGTGTACGTGGTGCACTTCTCTCAGATCGAGGCCATTGACCGGGCGCAGGCGCTGATGAGCATCAACGTCTGCACCCGGGAGGAAAAGGACCGGATCGCGGAGCTGATTGCCGGGTTCCGGTTTGCCCCCGGATTCGGCAAGACGCTGAACCGGCTGGTGCGGCACGGGATCGGCGTGCACCACGCCGGCATGCTGCCCAAATACCGCCGCCTGGTTGAACAGCTGGCGCAGGCCGGATTGCTCAAGGTCATCTGCGGCACCGACACCCTGGGTGTGGGCATCAACGTGCCCATCCGCACGGTGCTGATCACGGCGCTGTCCAAGTACGACGGCACCCGCACCCGGCCGCTGAAGGTCCGCGAGTTCCACCAGATTGCCGGACGCGCCGGGCGGGCCGGCTATGACACGGCCGGCACCGTGGTGGTCCAGGCACCGGACCACGTGATCGAAAACGCCAAGGCCATGGCCAAGGCGCACGCGAAGTTCGGCGACGACCAGAAGAAACTGCGCCAGGTGGTGAAGAAGAAACCGCAGGCCGGTTTTGTGTCCTGGGGCAAGCCGACCTTCGAGAAACTGGTGGACGGCACCCCGGAGCCGCTGACCTCCAGCTTCAACATCACCCACTCCATGCTGCTGAACCTGCTGGAGCGTCCGGGTGACCCGTTTGCCGCGGCGAAGAAGCTGCTCACGCACAACCACGAGACGCGTTCCTCGCAGCTGGCGCTGATGAAGAAGGCTTTGAGCATCTACCGCGAGCTGAAGACCGCCGGCATTGTCGAAGTGCTGCCCGAGCCCGACGCCGACGGGCGCACGGTTCGGCTGAAGGTCCACCTGCAGCCGAACTTTGCCCTGAACCAGCCGCTGTCCCCGTTCGCCATGGCCTCCCTGGAGATCCTGGACCCGGACAGTCCGTCCTACGCGCTCGACGTGGTGTCCGTGATCGAAGCCATCATGGAAAGGCCCCGCCAGGTGCTCTCCGCCCAGGAGAAGAAGGCCCGCGGCGAGGCAATCGCCGCCATGAAATCCCAGGGCATCGAGTACGACGAGCGGATGGCCCTGCTCGAAGAGGTCACCTACGCCCAGCCGCTGGCTGAGCTGCTGGAACAGTCCTTCGAGGTCTACCGGTCCGGCGCCCCCTGGCTGGGCGAGTTCGAGCTCAGCCCCAAGTCGATTGTCCGGGACATGTACGAACGCGCCATGAGTTTCGGCGAGTACGTGGCCTTCTACTCCCTGGCGCGCTCCGAGGGCGTGCTGCTGCGCTACCTCTCGGACACCTACAAGGCACTGCTGCACACCGTTCCCCCGGAGCGGCTGCGGGAGGATCTGGAGGACATCATCGAGTGGCTGGGCGAACTGGTCCGGCAGACCGATTCCTCGCTGCTGGACGAATGGGAGGAACTGACCTCCGGCGTCGATCCGGCCGCCACGGATGAACCCGTCCTGCCGCCTGCCCCGGACCGGCTCACCTCCAATGTGCGGGCCTTCCGGGTGATGGTGCGCAACGAGATGTTCTCCCGGGTGAAGCTGTTTGCCGACGAGGATGACCGCGCCCTGGGCGAGCTCGACGGCGACGCCGGCTGGGACGCCGACCGCTGGGCCCAGGTGCTGGACGCCTACTTCGAGGAACACGACGACATCGACGACGGCCCCGACGGCCGCGGCCCGGACCTGCTGATCATCACGGAAGTTCCCGGCAAGTGGAACGTGCGGCAGATCTTCAAGGATCCGGCGGGCCACCTTGACTGGGGCATCACCGCGGAGGTGGACCTGGCGGCGTCGGACGAAGCCGGCAGCCCGGTCATCAGGGTGATCTCCGCCGGACGGCTGGATTAG
- a CDS encoding trans-aconitate 2-methyltransferase → MKWDPDKYTQFSSHRDRPFFDLTARIAASSPRRVVDLGCGTGALTAALAARWPGAQVTGVDSSRDMIEAARGLEDVPPNLDFVHGRIEDWELAPGTGVVVSNAALQWVPGHQDLLQRWAMALDDGAWLAVQVPGNFNAPSHVLLRELAASAEWAGKLQGVLRHSDAVDEPEDYLALLTEAGFAADVWETTYQQVLYGTDPVLDWVRGTALRPVINALSEADFFQFEAEYAELLEEAYPSEGWGTVFPFRRLFMVGRKQGQASGGSFPRGR, encoded by the coding sequence ATGAAATGGGATCCGGACAAGTACACACAGTTCTCCTCGCACCGGGACCGGCCATTCTTCGACCTCACCGCCCGGATAGCGGCATCCTCACCCCGGCGGGTGGTGGATTTGGGCTGCGGCACCGGCGCCCTGACCGCGGCGCTCGCTGCCCGTTGGCCCGGGGCGCAGGTCACGGGGGTGGATTCCTCCCGCGACATGATCGAAGCCGCCCGGGGGCTGGAGGACGTGCCGCCGAACCTGGACTTCGTGCACGGCCGGATCGAGGACTGGGAGCTGGCCCCCGGCACCGGCGTCGTTGTGTCCAACGCCGCCCTGCAGTGGGTGCCGGGACATCAGGACCTGCTGCAGCGCTGGGCAATGGCGCTCGACGACGGCGCCTGGCTGGCCGTGCAGGTACCGGGCAACTTTAATGCACCCTCCCATGTGCTGCTGCGGGAACTGGCGGCGAGCGCCGAGTGGGCCGGCAAGCTGCAGGGGGTGCTGCGCCACAGTGATGCCGTGGATGAACCGGAGGATTACCTGGCATTGCTGACCGAGGCCGGCTTTGCGGCCGATGTATGGGAAACCACCTACCAGCAGGTCCTGTACGGAACGGACCCGGTGTTGGACTGGGTGCGCGGGACCGCGCTGCGGCCGGTCATCAATGCCCTGTCCGAAGCGGACTTTTTCCAGTTCGAGGCGGAGTACGCCGAATTGCTGGAAGAGGCCTATCCGTCGGAAGGGTGGGGAACGGTGTTCCCGTTCCGCCGGCTGTTTATGGTCGGGCGGAAGCAGGGCCAGGCCTCGGGCGGAAGCTTTCCGCGCGGCCGGTAG
- a CDS encoding MBL fold metallo-hydrolase, whose protein sequence is MEDLQNITIRSVSVGTMDNNVYLLTDKESGVQVLIDAADDFPAIRRLLGEGAADAQAPARLGTVITTHSHWDHVQALAETVAETGSRTAAGTEDIPDIEVPTLLPLEHGDTVPFGGAELEAIKLRGHTPGSVALLYRDPSGPAHLFTGDSLFPGGLGNTQKDPERFASLYRDVFERVFEYLPDDTVVHPGHGAATTLGAERPHLQEWKERGW, encoded by the coding sequence ATGGAAGATCTGCAGAACATCACCATCCGCAGCGTGTCCGTGGGCACCATGGACAACAACGTGTACCTGCTCACCGACAAGGAGTCCGGTGTCCAGGTGCTCATTGACGCGGCGGACGACTTCCCCGCGATCCGGCGCCTGCTGGGCGAGGGGGCTGCCGATGCCCAGGCCCCCGCGCGGCTTGGAACGGTCATCACCACACACAGCCACTGGGACCATGTGCAGGCCCTGGCAGAGACCGTAGCGGAGACGGGGTCACGTACCGCAGCCGGCACGGAAGACATTCCGGACATCGAGGTTCCCACGCTGCTGCCGCTGGAACACGGCGATACCGTGCCCTTCGGCGGAGCCGAACTCGAGGCGATCAAGCTGCGCGGACACACGCCCGGCTCCGTGGCACTGCTCTACCGGGACCCGTCCGGCCCTGCGCACCTCTTCACCGGGGATTCGCTGTTTCCGGGCGGACTGGGCAATACCCAGAAGGATCCGGAGCGGTTTGCGTCCCTGTACCGCGACGTATTCGAACGTGTGTTCGAATACTTGCCGGATGACACCGTGGTGCACCCCGGGCACGGGGCAGCCACCACCCTGGGTGCGGAGCGCCCGCACCTGCAGGAATGGAAGGAACGCGGCTGGTAA
- a CDS encoding ABC transporter ATP-binding protein — MLLRLVRQNLAPYRGAVAAVVLLQLLQTAATLYLPTLNADIIDRGVVTGDTGVILDVGGWMLAVTAGQVVCSVAATYLASRVAMSAGRNIRSQLFTNVETFSSREVGLFGPPSLITRTTNDVQQVQMTLLMTFTMMVSAPIMGVGGVLLALNQDIPLSGILLLILPALFVVIGLVLRRLVPLFRRAQKQIDRVNSVLREQIMGIAVIRAFIRERSEEQRFAGANADLTGTQLRVSQLLALLFPAAMLVANLATVAVIWFGAFRIDDGQMQIGALTAFIAYIMQILMAVMMSMFMIMMLPRAAVCAERIYEVLDTRTSVSDAPGAGTLAYDGGRLTFTDVGYSYPGAEDPVLFNISFEALPGQTTAIIGSTGAGKTTLLNLVPRLLDATSGRIAVDGQDIAGVTLSSLRAGIGLVPQRAYLFSGTIASNLRFGKPEATDEELWSALETAQAAGFVRAGEGGLEHPVEQGGANFSGGQRQRLAIARALVVRPSIYLFDDSFSALDFATDARLRAALKPQTRNATVIVVAQRVNTITDAARIVVLDEGRIVGQGTHAELMESTATYREIVASQLTAEEVA; from the coding sequence ATGCTCCTGAGGCTGGTCCGGCAGAACCTCGCCCCCTATAGAGGCGCGGTCGCCGCCGTCGTTCTCCTGCAGCTGCTGCAGACCGCGGCCACGCTGTACCTTCCCACACTGAATGCAGACATCATTGACCGCGGCGTCGTCACCGGAGATACCGGGGTGATCCTCGACGTCGGCGGCTGGATGCTCGCGGTCACGGCCGGGCAGGTGGTGTGTTCGGTTGCCGCCACCTATCTGGCCTCCCGGGTGGCCATGAGCGCCGGGCGGAACATCCGGTCGCAGCTTTTCACCAACGTGGAGACGTTCTCTTCCCGCGAGGTGGGCCTGTTCGGTCCGCCGTCGCTGATTACCCGGACCACCAATGACGTGCAGCAGGTGCAGATGACCCTGCTGATGACGTTCACCATGATGGTCTCGGCCCCGATCATGGGGGTGGGCGGCGTGCTGCTGGCCCTGAACCAGGACATTCCGCTCTCGGGGATCCTGCTGCTGATCCTGCCGGCCCTGTTTGTGGTGATCGGATTGGTGCTGCGCCGCCTGGTGCCGCTGTTCCGGCGGGCGCAGAAGCAGATTGACAGGGTGAACTCCGTACTGCGCGAGCAGATCATGGGCATTGCGGTGATCCGGGCGTTTATCCGCGAGCGTTCCGAGGAACAGCGGTTCGCCGGCGCCAATGCCGACCTCACCGGCACCCAGCTGCGCGTCAGCCAGCTGCTGGCCCTGCTGTTTCCTGCGGCCATGCTGGTGGCGAACCTGGCCACTGTTGCCGTGATCTGGTTCGGCGCGTTCCGGATTGACGACGGGCAGATGCAGATCGGTGCGCTGACGGCCTTCATTGCCTACATCATGCAGATCCTGATGGCGGTCATGATGTCCATGTTCATGATCATGATGCTGCCCCGCGCTGCCGTCTGTGCGGAACGGATCTATGAGGTCCTGGATACCCGCACCAGCGTCAGCGACGCCCCGGGGGCTGGCACGCTGGCGTACGACGGCGGCCGGCTCACCTTCACCGACGTCGGCTACAGCTACCCGGGCGCCGAGGATCCCGTGCTGTTCAACATCAGCTTCGAGGCGCTGCCCGGACAGACCACGGCGATCATCGGGTCCACGGGTGCCGGGAAGACCACGCTGCTGAACCTGGTGCCCCGGCTGCTGGACGCCACCTCCGGGCGCATTGCGGTGGACGGGCAGGACATAGCGGGAGTGACACTGTCATCGCTGCGTGCCGGAATAGGCCTGGTGCCGCAGCGCGCCTACCTCTTCAGCGGCACCATCGCCTCCAACCTCCGCTTCGGCAAACCCGAGGCTACCGACGAGGAGCTGTGGTCTGCACTGGAGACGGCGCAGGCCGCCGGGTTTGTCCGTGCCGGGGAGGGCGGGCTGGAGCATCCCGTGGAGCAGGGCGGCGCGAACTTCTCCGGAGGCCAGCGCCAGCGGCTGGCCATAGCCCGCGCCCTGGTGGTGCGCCCGTCCATCTACCTGTTCGATGACAGCTTCTCCGCGCTGGACTTCGCCACCGATGCACGGCTGCGGGCAGCACTGAAACCGCAGACCCGCAATGCCACCGTGATTGTGGTGGCCCAGCGCGTGAACACCATTACCGACGCAGCGCGGATCGTGGTCCTGGACGAAGGCCGGATTGTCGGACAGGGAACGCATGCCGAACTGATGGAATCCACGGCAACGTACCGGGAAATCGTTGCCTCGCAGCTCACCGCGGAGGAAGTAGCGTGA
- a CDS encoding ABC transporter ATP-binding protein translates to MRGRPGAGAAAKPENFAGSVRRLMGLMAPDRLRVAAVLLSAVVSVALAVSAPRILGEATNVIFDGFIGQGLPAGTSKDAQVQALRDAGEGKLADMLAAMDVVPGQGLDFGRLGGILLGVLAIYLAAFVFGWFQARVTARIVQNAMYRLRRDVDGKLFRLPMSHFQQQSRGDVLSRVTNDIDNLAQTLSQSLTQIITSVLTIIGVLAMMISISPLLALVAVITVPVSALVTVLIARRSQAEFKTQWKSTGEVNGYIEEMFTGQDVVKAFGQQQRVIEGFAPANNRLFRSAFRAQFVSGIIMPAMMFISNLNYVAVAVVGGLQVANGQLSIGGVQAFVQYSRQFSQPLGQLGGLINMLQSGVASAERVFALLDAKEQEPDPVQPEHLHNVRGRVAFEDVSFSYSPEAPLIRDLSFTAEPGQTVAIVGPTGAGKTTLVNLLMRFYDVDAGRITVDGTDIARLRREELRSTMGMVLQDAWLFEGTVRENLAYGAPDATEEDIRAAAAATHVDHFVRSLPEGYDTVLGYDGGTLSQGQRQLLTIARAWLSDPSILILDEATSSVDTRTEISIRLAMNALRQDRTSFVIAHRLSTIRDADVILVVRDGRIVEQGTHDALLAAEGFYSELYRSQFAGQADAQEQGLSAPADPSGH, encoded by the coding sequence ATGCGGGGACGCCCGGGCGCAGGAGCCGCCGCCAAGCCGGAGAACTTCGCCGGCAGTGTCCGGCGGCTGATGGGACTGATGGCCCCGGACCGGCTGCGGGTGGCTGCGGTGCTGCTTTCTGCCGTCGTCTCCGTGGCGCTCGCCGTCTCCGCGCCCCGGATCCTGGGCGAGGCCACCAACGTCATCTTCGACGGGTTCATCGGGCAGGGGCTTCCGGCGGGGACGAGCAAGGACGCACAGGTACAGGCGCTCCGGGATGCGGGGGAGGGGAAACTGGCCGACATGCTCGCCGCCATGGATGTGGTGCCCGGGCAGGGGCTGGACTTCGGCCGGCTGGGCGGGATCCTGCTGGGCGTGCTGGCCATCTACCTGGCCGCTTTCGTGTTCGGCTGGTTCCAGGCCCGGGTGACGGCCCGGATTGTGCAGAACGCCATGTACCGGCTGCGCCGCGACGTGGACGGGAAGCTGTTCCGCCTGCCCATGTCCCATTTCCAGCAGCAGTCACGCGGAGACGTACTGAGCCGGGTCACCAATGACATCGACAACCTGGCGCAGACCCTCTCCCAGAGCCTGACCCAGATCATCACCTCGGTGCTGACCATCATCGGCGTGCTGGCGATGATGATCTCCATCTCCCCGCTGCTGGCCCTGGTCGCCGTGATCACGGTGCCGGTTTCCGCACTGGTGACGGTGCTTATCGCGCGGCGCTCGCAGGCGGAGTTCAAGACCCAGTGGAAGTCCACCGGAGAGGTCAACGGCTACATCGAGGAAATGTTCACCGGGCAGGACGTGGTGAAGGCCTTCGGCCAGCAGCAGCGGGTGATTGAGGGCTTTGCCCCGGCGAACAACCGGCTGTTCCGCTCCGCGTTCCGGGCCCAGTTCGTATCCGGGATCATCATGCCGGCCATGATGTTCATTTCGAACCTGAACTACGTCGCCGTTGCCGTGGTGGGCGGACTGCAGGTGGCCAACGGCCAGCTGTCCATCGGGGGAGTGCAGGCCTTTGTCCAGTACAGCCGGCAGTTCAGCCAGCCGCTGGGGCAGCTGGGCGGGCTGATCAACATGCTGCAGTCCGGCGTCGCCTCCGCTGAACGGGTGTTCGCCCTGCTGGACGCCAAGGAGCAGGAACCGGATCCGGTGCAGCCGGAACACCTGCACAACGTGCGCGGCCGGGTGGCCTTCGAGGACGTCTCCTTCAGCTACAGCCCGGAGGCCCCGCTTATCCGGGACCTGTCGTTCACGGCGGAGCCGGGGCAGACCGTGGCCATTGTCGGTCCCACGGGAGCGGGAAAAACCACGTTGGTGAACCTGCTGATGCGTTTCTACGACGTCGACGCCGGGCGGATCACCGTCGACGGAACCGACATTGCCCGGCTGCGCCGCGAGGAGCTGCGCAGCACCATGGGCATGGTGCTCCAGGACGCGTGGCTCTTCGAGGGCACGGTACGGGAGAACCTCGCCTACGGCGCTCCGGACGCTACCGAGGAGGACATCAGGGCCGCGGCGGCAGCTACGCACGTGGACCACTTTGTCCGGTCCCTGCCGGAGGGGTATGACACAGTCCTCGGCTACGACGGCGGCACGCTCAGCCAGGGCCAGCGGCAGCTGCTGACCATCGCCCGGGCCTGGCTGTCGGACCCGTCCATCCTGATCCTGGACGAGGCCACCAGCTCCGTGGACACCCGCACCGAGATTTCCATCCGTCTGGCCATGAACGCCCTGCGGCAGGACCGGACCAGCTTCGTCATTGCGCACCGGCTGTCCACCATCCGCGACGCGGACGTGATCCTGGTGGTGCGGGACGGGCGGATCGTGGAGCAGGGCACGCATGACGCACTGCTGGCCGCGGAGGGGTTCTACTCCGAGCTGTACCGCTCCCAGTTTGCCGGGCAGGCGGACGCCCAGGAGCAGGGGCTTTCGGCACCTGCCGACCCTTCCGGGCACTAG